A segment of the Mercurialis annua linkage group LG4, ddMerAnnu1.2, whole genome shotgun sequence genome:
CTTGTTGGAGGTCATGTAGGTGCATAAGGAGAGTTGTAACAGGCAGCTCTCTTGCATGTAGTATTGCTGCATTTAATGACTCAGCCAAGTTAGACGTCATTGTTTTGAATCTGTTGGTGTAGGAATGATGTCTTGACCATCTTTTGTAACCGATACCTTGAAGATACGGCTTAATTCTTTCATCTAGCTTATCTAACTCTTTCATGTGATAATCAAATTCAGATTCTGTATATGCTCTCACTGCTGCAAAGAATGGATCTTTAATTTTCTTTGCATTCCTCTTGAAATGAGTCTTGATGttatttaaaaggtgaaacatacaTATTCCATGTGTTGCTTCAGGATAAATTTTCTTGACTGCTGAATCAATGCTGATATGTCTGTCAGATACAATGCAGATACCTTCTCTTGTGCCAAAAGCTTCCCTGAGTTGGGTGATGAAATATTCCCATGATAAGTCATTTTCTGAATCGACTACACAAAAAGCAAGAGGGAATAGTTTTCCGGCTGCATCTTGTGATGTTGCAACAAGTAGTGTTCCACCAAACGCCGCTTTTAAAAACGTCCCATCAACAACAATTATAGGTTTACAGTGCTGCCAACCTATAATAGAAGCTTTTAATGCAGTAAAAGCATACAAAAATGAGTTGTTTTCTCTCACCTGAATGTCTACAGCAGACCCGGGATTCGTAGTAAGAAGTTTATAGAGAAAAGCAGGCAGCAATTTGTAAGAATCAGCCGGGTTTCCTCTTATCATTTCTAATGCTTTCTCTTTTGCTCTCCATGCTagcatataatttattttgattcctTTTAAAGCTTCCATGTCATTCTTTATGTCTATTGGAGTATAGGTTGTTTTGACATTCAGATACCTCATTTTGATCGATTTAGCAATGTGTGATGAGGAAGCTTGCCTTTGAATACTGAATCTTGTATCTATTGCACATGTGTGGTTCATATTTTGTTTCCGAATGATGAATTGGCATGCTTCTCCATTAGTTGATGCTTTCAGATACCAATCACATTCACTATCGATACATTTAACCAAAATACTTCTTGGACATGATCTGAGAACCCTTCGATGATAGTGATGTTTGATAGCATGAAATTGCAAACATGTTTGTAAAACTGATTTGTCTTTAAAAGACTGACCTGTTTTGAATTCTATATCTTCTATTGGCACATTTATTGTTTGTTGAACCCTCTCCTCTGTTTCCTTTTCCTTTTCTATATTGTTGATTGTTTCAATGGTGTCTTTCAAAAGAAGTTTGCTGTACTGTTCCTTTTCATATAATGTATCAGGATTGTTTTCGGAATGTATTAGAGACGTATCCCAATCTATCTCATTTGAATATAGATTCTTGTTGCAGGCTGAATATGAACCTGTTGAAATGCTACTTGTAGTTTGCTGCTGTAAATGTATCTGTGGTGTATCATCATGCACTATTATGCAAAGAGGATACATAGTGAAATCAGTTTGTTTTTTCTTGATTTCCAAGTAGAACTTGAATCTTGAATCATCAATGATCTTTAGAGGTGGATACTCAGTTTTGACTTGATACCTTATCTCAATTTTTTGATATACTAAATTCAATCTCAGCTCTTCTGATATTAGATTCACAAGATTCAAATATGTTAAATCTTGTGGAATCATGACTCCAATAACTTCAAATTCTTCATATCTATTTGCCTCTACCCATTTTCCACTGTGTTGTATCATAACTAGAACAGATTCCATCTATATACAATTTTAAATCCAGATTTTATTAGtaactatattattattttcagataattatatgaaaaaaataaaattagagaagCTTACCTCTTCCTGTAGACAATGTATCTGTGATGTTTCCTGTGTTCTTCAGATGAATCTTCAACAAGAGGAATTATAAGTATCAAAGATTTTTCTCAGATGCTTTTAACAAAGAATTTGAATACAGAATGTATTAATGATGTTTCTTGTGTTCTTCAGATGAATTTTCAACAATGAGAATGTGTCTGCGATGTTTCAGAGATGTTTTTACTATAGAATTTTGAATTCAGATGAAGGAAATCGTATAATAATGAATCTATAGAATCTGGTGATGATGTAGAAGAAGAAAACTTAAAATTTGCCTATTTTCTCTCTTTTAATTTACTGTGTTCTGTGTTGTAGGTGATTAGCTCACATAGCAAGCTGATGTGGAGCAAATTAATTGGTCTGCTCTTATAGAATGTCACGTGTTTTGTGTCACACGGAGGAATGATTTTGTTTGTTACAAACTTGACACATGTCCTCTATTTACTGGTTTGGTTATAAtatgtaaacttttgcctttttttagtatcaatgttattttttagattgctatgtattttggttatttcctatttaaatagtaatatttttgtggttttctctaattattttaatattttaaaattatttacaagtttcgGCTCAGCTTATATAAAGCCCATAAAACAATAAAGAACATCACTTTACTCAATTTCATAATCCAAGaacataacaaaaatatttaaaaaagtctTTTACTCACATAAccaatttttctaattttttttatttttatactgcTCATATTTTGTATCATTAAAATAGGTACACGGagcaaactttttttttttatacggCATAATTTATACTCTCCTCTTAAATAAATTCTgataatttcaattattttctctctcctcatatTTCTCTGTCATCTTTCTCAACTCACCTTTTACAcaatttattctttttcttcattatCAGTTCTTCGCCTTCATTCTAATAGATCGGCATCTTCAAATTTGTTTTTCGCACTCCGTCTCCGCCATTCCACCTTTGTCTCGTCGTCGAAATCACTTTTTCCGCTCGTTGTCATTGTCGccgttttctattttaatttcatcagatctaaaatttattgtttctcttcttttttttcgttttagaTCTACATACACGTAAACTAATCGGAAACTGTTCCAATACGTACCAAAACAAAAGCTCGATGAAACAGTCAGAAAACCTCGGATATTACacatatcatttgattttcaaacctGATGTACGAGAGTATGAATTATAGTATATGTGGGAGGCTCAGAGTTACTTGCTATAATCAAAATTTGCATGTAAAAAGTGAAATTAATACGAGATGGACTTGTGTTGGGTCTGatgtataaaaattatgaacagAGGGTAAAGTCGTCCTTTGAATTTGTATTTTAGAGTCAAATAAGCCACTTTTAATGTTTTAGTCAATTAGATTCTCAAATTTGTATTATAGGGTTAAATAAgtcgtttttaactttttttaatcaattagaaTCCCAACTCTCTTAAATAGATCAAGCAACCGCTAATAAATATAATGCAAACATATGATTTATTTAATCCTGAAATACaagtttagaaatttaattaactaaagtGATATATTAAACTCTGAAGCACTACTttggaaatttaattaattaaagtataTTTTGACGCTCaaatatacatttaaaaatttattttactaaaaagttaaaaaaaaaaattgatcgcgagacataaaattgaaaatcggGTTGACTTcttattctaaaatttattgTCTAGACACTGTCCAATAATCAGTTCTAATTCTTAATTATCACAAacactttaaatatttatgaagtcaca
Coding sequences within it:
- the LOC126678486 gene encoding uncharacterized protein LOC126678486, producing the protein MESVLVMIQHSGKWVEANRYEEFEVIGVMIPQDLTYLNLVNLISEELRLNLVYQKIEIRYQVKTEYPPLKIIDDSRFKFYLEIKKKQTDFTMYPLCIIVHDDTPQIHLQQQTTSSISTGSYSACNKNLYSNEIDWDTSLIHSENNPDTLYEKEQYSKLLLKDTIETINNIEKEKETEERVQQTINVPIEDIEFKTGQSFKDKSVLQTCLQFHAIKHHYHRRVLRSCPRSILVKCIDSECDWYLKASTNGEACQFIIRKQNMNHTCAIDTRFSIQRQASSSHIAKSIKMRYLNVKTTYTPIDIKNDMEALKGIKINYMLAWRAKEKALEMIRGNPADSYKLLPAFLYKLLTTNPGSAVDIQVRENNSFLYAFTALKASIIGWQHCKPIIVVDGTFLKAAFGGTLLVATSQDAAGKLFPLAFCVVDSENDLSWEYFITQLREAFGTREGICIVSDRHISIDSAVKKIYPEATHGICMFHLLNNIKTHFKRNAKKIKDPFFAAVRAYTESEFDYHMKELDKLDERIKPYLQGIGYKRWSRHHSYTNRFKTMTSNLAESLNAAILHARELPVTTLLMHLHDLQQEYSYTHRNIAMQTRTTLTPVYEKILSYNYTNSLKLQVKPSTNELITVKDNGRKHTVDMKERTCTCNKFEIDEIPCQHALAILNEMHQEPYKYCSKYYTTASMLATYSETVFPIEKEDEWKIPQEVKDMIVFPPQHMTRTGRPKKRRYKSVTEIKEWQLWKVRTSWSQ